One part of the Schistocerca piceifrons isolate TAMUIC-IGC-003096 chromosome 2, iqSchPice1.1, whole genome shotgun sequence genome encodes these proteins:
- the LOC124776026 gene encoding uncharacterized protein LOC124776026 produces the protein MRLCVHSRGSWLRVGTTEKTVTMMSSRLFAVVLVLVYAICCVNANHIDCSQIRVKCVAVDAAVCRSRGGLFIPKGGFCGYCDICPKYVGEGESCEDDNPLEPPTPTCQKPLICDPETKFCVAEQRSNSSQDTAEQE, from the exons ATGCGCCTCTGTGTCCACAGCCGAGGCAGTTGGTTGCGTGTTGGAACAACGGAGAAGACGGTAACCATG ATGTCTTCAAGACTGTTTGCAGTGGTTCTCGTACTGGTTTACGCGATCTGTTGTGTTAATGCCAATCATATTGACTGCAGCCAGATACGGGTGAAATGCGTGGCCGTAGATGCAGCTGTCTGCAGGTCCCGTGGTGGGCTCTTCATCCCAAAAGGCGGCTTCTGCGGATACTGTGACATCTGTCCCAAATACGTAG GAGAAGGAGAGTCTTGTGAAGACGACAACCCCTTGGAGCCACCGACACCAACTTGCCAAAAGCCACTAATCTGCGACCCGGAAACCAAGTTCTGTGTAGCAGAACAGCGTTCCAATTCTTCGCAGGATACTGCTGAGCAGGAATAA